Proteins encoded together in one Lutra lutra chromosome 4, mLutLut1.2, whole genome shotgun sequence window:
- the LOC125097871 gene encoding cleavage and polyadenylation specificity factor subunit 5-like codes for MSVVPPNRSQTGWPRGVNQFGNKYIQQTKPLTLERTINLYPLTNYTFGTKEPLYEKDSSVAARFQRMREEFDKIGMRRTVEGVLIVHEHRLLHVLLLQLGTTFFKLPGGELNPGEDEVEGLKRLMTEILGRQDGVLQDWVIDVCIGNWWRPNFEPPQYPYIPAHITKPKEHKKLFLVQLQEKALFAVPKNYKLVAAPLFELYDNAPGYGPIISSLPQLLSRFNFIYN; via the coding sequence ATGTCCGTGGTGCCGCCTAATCGCTCACAAACCGGCTGGCCCCGGGGAGTCAACCAGTTCGGCAACAAATACATCCAGCAGACCAAGCCCCTCACCCTGGAGCGCACCATCAACCTGTACCCTCTTACCAATTATACTTTTGGTACAAAAGAGCCCCTCTATGAGAAGGACAGCTCTGTTGCAGCCAGATTTCAGCGCATGAGGGAGGAATTTGATAAAATTGGAATGAGAAGGACTGTAGAAGGGGTTCTGATTGTACATGAGCACCGGCTACTACATGTGTTACTGCTACAGCTGGGAACAACTTTCTTCAAATTACCTGGTGGTGAACTTAACCCAGGAGAAGATGAAGTTGAAGGACTAAAACGCTTAATGACAGAGATACTGGGTCGTCAAGATGGTGTCCTGCAAGACTGGGTCATTGATGTCTGCATTGGTAACTGGTGGAGACCAAATTTTGAACCTCCTCAGTACCCGTATATTCCTGCACATATTACAAAACCTAAGGAACATAAGAAGTTGTTTTTGGTTCAACTTCAAGAGAAAGCCTTGTTTGCAGTCCCTAAAAATTACAAGCTTGTAGCTGCACCATTGTTTGAATTGTATGACAATGCACCAGGATATGGACCCATCATTTCTAGTCTCCCTCAGCTTCTGAGCAGGTTCAATTTTATATACAACTGA
- the TMEM69 gene encoding transmembrane protein 69, producing MGTSQHWSSPHPDSFFSVPRKWRGLPNPIYRKCLFVSVWVFLLLCVPIPGSTLQHASDSAPPLSCKNALITTAWYLPEQDFTVGPSMLHFIQKFSQASSKMFKYPFPVRLGASRIETFSLKTCHQQNFSPLFPRPWFFSSFPVYMRKTQYYHTSPCSFKKQKQEVLPAKPSSTITYLFDSPKPALYITLGGLIPFITPPLVMVMTKTYIPVLAFTQMAYGASFLAFLGGIRWGFALPEGSTAKPDFLNLANSAAPLVFSWFAFLISERLSEAIVTVIIGLGIALHIELFLLPHYPNWFKALKIVVTLVALFSFIITLLVEDIYPEKGPKRPGQVE from the exons ATGGGAACCAGTCAGCACTGGTCAAGTCCCCACCCggactcttttttttctgttcccagGAAGTGGAGGGGACTGCCAAACCCCATCTACCGGAAGTGCCTTTTCGTGAGTGTCTGGGTGTTCTTGCTGCTCTGCGTTCCAATTCCCGGTTCGACACTG CAACATGCTTCTGATTCAGCTCCTCCACTTAGCTGTAAAAATGCATTAATCACAACTGCCTGGTATCTTCCTGAGCAAGACTTTACAGTGGGACCCAGCATGCTTCATTTTATCCAGAAGTTTTCTCAAGCATCTTCAAAG ATGTTTAAGTACCCTTTTCCAGTCCGACTAGGAGCCAGCAGAATAGAAACATTTTCTCTCAAGACATGTCACCAACAGAacttttcccctttgtttccaaggccttggtttttctcttcatttccagtGTATATGAGGAAGACACAATACTATCACACTTCCCCATGCAGCTTTAAGAAGCAGAAGCAAGAAGTACTTCCAGCCAAGCCATCAAGCACCATCACTTACCTATTTGACAGCCCAAAGCCAGCATTATACATAACTCTGGGAGGACTAATTCCCTTTATTACTCCACCATTGGTCATGGTGATGACAAAGACTTATATTCCTGTGTTAGCTTTTACTCAGATGGCTTATGGAGCCAGTTTCCTAGCTTTCTTGGGAGGGATCAGATGGGGTTTTGCTCTACCAGAAGGTAGTACAGCGAAACCAGACTTCCTCAATTTAGCTAATAGTGCAGCTCCTCTTGTGTTTTCATGGTTTGCTTTCCTTATTTCTGAAAGACTCAGTGAAGCTATAGTCACAGTAATAATAGGTTTGGGGATAGCATTACACAttgaactttttcttttgccACATTATCCCAATTGGTTCAAAGCCCTTAAGATAGTAGTCACTTTAGTGgccttgttttcatttataatcaCTTTACTAGTTGAAGATATTTATccagagaaaggacccaagagACCTGGTCAAGTAGAATAA